In the Oncorhynchus gorbuscha isolate QuinsamMale2020 ecotype Even-year linkage group LG05, OgorEven_v1.0, whole genome shotgun sequence genome, one interval contains:
- the LOC124035784 gene encoding ubiquitin-conjugating enzyme E2 Q2-like isoform X1, translating into MSVSGLKAELKFLESIFDPNHERFRIIDWKPDELNCQFNVTGEKLLIIHCNITESYPSTPPIWFVDSDDPSLTQVLERLEDVRKGSTLLLQQLKRLICDLCRLYNLPQHPDVEMLDQPLPAGPVGQDRKHGVTDEVTSEEEEEEEMGEDIEDLDHYEMKEEEPVDGKKSEDDGIEKENLAILEKIRKNQRQDHLNVSAHSGAVSGSVQASDRLMKELREIYRSQSYKMGIYSVELVNDSLYEWHVKLRTVDPDSPLHSDLQVLKEKEGMDYILLNFSYKDNFPFDPPFVRVASPVLSGGYVLGGGALCMELLTKQGWSSAYSIESVIMQINATLVKGKARVQFGANKNQYNLARAQQSYKSLVQIHEKNGWYTPPKEDG; encoded by the exons ATGTCGGTTTCGGGGCTGAAGGCCGAACTGAAGTTTCTGGAGTCCATTTTTGATCCAAACCACGAACGATTCAGAATTATTGACTGGAAACCGGATGAGCTAAACTGTCAGTTTAATGTGACTGGAGAAAAGCTGTTGATTATACATTGCAACATTACG GAGTCGTACCCCTCCACACCTCCAATCTGGTTTGTGGACTCTGATGACCCAAGCCTGACACAAGTGTTGGAACGCCTGGAGGATGTCAGAAAGGGCAGCACCCTG CTCCTGCAGCAGCTAAAGCGGCTCATCTGTGACCTCTGTCGGCTGTACAACCTGCCCCAGCACCCAGATGTAGAGATGCTGGACCAGCCCCTCCCTGCTGGCCCTGTAGGACAAGACCGAAAG CATGGGGTCACAGACGAGGTCACGtccgaagaggaggaagaagaggaaatgGGAGAG GACATTGAAGACCTGGACCACTATGAGATGAAAGAGGAGGAGCCAGTGGATGGGAAGAAGTCTGAGGATGACGGCATCGAGAAGGAGAACCTGGCCATCCTGGAGAAGATCCGCAAGAACCAGAGGCAGGACCACTTGAACGTAAGTGCTCATTCG GGTGCAGTGTCTGGTTCAGTGCAGGCTTCAGACCGCCTCATGAAGGAGCTCCGGGAGATATACCGGTCCCAGAGTTACAAGATGG GTATCTATTCAGTGGAGCTGGTCAATGACAGCTTGTATGAATGGCACGTCAAGCTGAGGAC CGTAGATCCAGACAGTCCCCTACACAGTGACCTGCAGGTTTTAAAGGAAAAGGAGGGAATGGATTACATTCTGCTCAACTTCTCATATAAA GATAATTTCCCCTTTGATCCACCATTTGTACGGGTGGCTTCTCCTGTGCTGTCTGGAGG TTATGTTCTTGGAGGGGGTGCCCTGTGCATGGAGCTTCTCACAAAACAG GGCTGGAGCAGTGCCTATTCCATAGAGTCTGTAATCATGCAGATCAACGCCACTTTAGTCAAGGGAAAAGCCAGAGTGCAGTTTGGAGCCAATAAG AACCAATACAATCTTGCCAGAGCACAGCAGTCATACAAATCCCTGGTCCAGATCCATGAAAAGAATG GCTGGTACACTCCCCCTAAGGAGGATGGGTAA
- the LOC124035784 gene encoding ubiquitin-conjugating enzyme E2 Q2-like isoform X2: MSVSGLKAELKFLESIFDPNHERFRIIDWKPDELNCQFNVTGEKLLIIHCNITESYPSTPPIWFVDSDDPSLTQVLERLEDVRKGSTLLLQQLKRLICDLCRLYNLPQHPDVEMLDQPLPAGPVGQDRKHGVTDEVTSEEEEEEEMGEDIEDLDHYEMKEEEPVDGKKSEDDGIEKENLAILEKIRKNQRQDHLNGAVSGSVQASDRLMKELREIYRSQSYKMGIYSVELVNDSLYEWHVKLRTVDPDSPLHSDLQVLKEKEGMDYILLNFSYKDNFPFDPPFVRVASPVLSGGYVLGGGALCMELLTKQGWSSAYSIESVIMQINATLVKGKARVQFGANKNQYNLARAQQSYKSLVQIHEKNGWYTPPKEDG, from the exons ATGTCGGTTTCGGGGCTGAAGGCCGAACTGAAGTTTCTGGAGTCCATTTTTGATCCAAACCACGAACGATTCAGAATTATTGACTGGAAACCGGATGAGCTAAACTGTCAGTTTAATGTGACTGGAGAAAAGCTGTTGATTATACATTGCAACATTACG GAGTCGTACCCCTCCACACCTCCAATCTGGTTTGTGGACTCTGATGACCCAAGCCTGACACAAGTGTTGGAACGCCTGGAGGATGTCAGAAAGGGCAGCACCCTG CTCCTGCAGCAGCTAAAGCGGCTCATCTGTGACCTCTGTCGGCTGTACAACCTGCCCCAGCACCCAGATGTAGAGATGCTGGACCAGCCCCTCCCTGCTGGCCCTGTAGGACAAGACCGAAAG CATGGGGTCACAGACGAGGTCACGtccgaagaggaggaagaagaggaaatgGGAGAG GACATTGAAGACCTGGACCACTATGAGATGAAAGAGGAGGAGCCAGTGGATGGGAAGAAGTCTGAGGATGACGGCATCGAGAAGGAGAACCTGGCCATCCTGGAGAAGATCCGCAAGAACCAGAGGCAGGACCACTTGAAC GGTGCAGTGTCTGGTTCAGTGCAGGCTTCAGACCGCCTCATGAAGGAGCTCCGGGAGATATACCGGTCCCAGAGTTACAAGATGG GTATCTATTCAGTGGAGCTGGTCAATGACAGCTTGTATGAATGGCACGTCAAGCTGAGGAC CGTAGATCCAGACAGTCCCCTACACAGTGACCTGCAGGTTTTAAAGGAAAAGGAGGGAATGGATTACATTCTGCTCAACTTCTCATATAAA GATAATTTCCCCTTTGATCCACCATTTGTACGGGTGGCTTCTCCTGTGCTGTCTGGAGG TTATGTTCTTGGAGGGGGTGCCCTGTGCATGGAGCTTCTCACAAAACAG GGCTGGAGCAGTGCCTATTCCATAGAGTCTGTAATCATGCAGATCAACGCCACTTTAGTCAAGGGAAAAGCCAGAGTGCAGTTTGGAGCCAATAAG AACCAATACAATCTTGCCAGAGCACAGCAGTCATACAAATCCCTGGTCCAGATCCATGAAAAGAATG GCTGGTACACTCCCCCTAAGGAGGATGGGTAA